One window from the genome of Nicotiana tomentosiformis chromosome 5, ASM39032v3, whole genome shotgun sequence encodes:
- the LOC138892282 gene encoding uncharacterized protein, whose amino-acid sequence MWRQTLESKSFKLSRTKTEYLECKFSVGMYGVDVDMKLDTQVIPKRDSFKYLGFVIQGNEEINKNVTHRIGARLMKCRLASGILCDKNVPPRVKRKFYKVVVRPTMLYGVECWPVKIFHVLKMEAVEMGILKYMCEHTRKDKIRNEVTRDKVGVALMEDKL is encoded by the coding sequence ATGTGGAGACAAACCTTGGAGTCTaaaagtttcaagttgagtaggacgaaaacagaatacttggagtgcaagttcagtgttGGAATGTATGGAGTAGACGTGGACATGAagcttgatacacaagtcatccccaagagagataGTTTTAAATATCTTGGGTTTGTAATACAAGGAAACGAGGAGATTAACAAGAATGTGACACATCGTATTGGAGCGCGGTTGATGAAATGTAGGCTTGCATCTGgtattttgtgtgataagaatgtgccaccaagAGTTAAGAGAAAGTTCTACAAAGTggtagttagaccgactatgttgtatggagtcGAGTGTTGGCCAGTTAAAATATTTCATGTCCTGAAGATGGAAGCAGTAGAAATGGGGATATTGAAATATATGTGTGAGCATACTAGGAAAGATAAAATTAGAAATGAAGTTACTagggacaaggtgggtgtggctctTATGGAAGACAAGTTGTGA